The Candidatus Zixiibacteriota bacterium genome includes the window CGCCTGATTGGTCCCAACTGTCCCGGCTTGATTTCGCCCGGTGAATCGAAGGTCGGCATTATGCCGGGGAATATTGTGAAGAAAGGCTCGGTCGGTGTCGTTTCCCGTTCCGGCACCCTGACTTATGAAGCGATCTGGGCCCTTACCTGCGCCGGATTGGGACAGAGCACCTGTATCGGTATCGGGGGCGACCAGATTATCGGCACCAATTTTATAGATGTTCTTTCCATGTTTCAGGCTGACCCCGCCACCAAAGCGGTCGTCATGATTGGCGAAATCGGCGGCACCGACGAAGAAGAAGCGGCCCGATTTATTAAAGCCCGTATGAACAAGCCGGTGGTCGGATTCATAGCCGGCAGGACGGCTCCTCCCGGAAAGAGGATGGGGCATGCCGGCGCCATAATTGCCGGCGGCTCCGGGACAGCGAAAGAAAAGGTTGAAGCCTTGAATAGAGTCGGGATTCCGGTGGCGGCTTCACCGACCGAAATCCCGGCGCTCATAAAAGAGCGGATGAAATCGTTCGGCGCCAAAAAGCCGCCGAAGAAAAAATCAGCGACCGCCGTCAAAGGCAAGAAGTCGCCCCGCAAGAAAACCACCGGGAGAAAAAGAAAATAATTTCAGCAGTTTGGAAGTATAGATATACTCCAGGGAGTTTATGAAATGACCGA containing:
- the sucD gene encoding succinate--CoA ligase subunit alpha, with amino-acid sequence MSILINKKTRVIVQGITGRDGSFHAEQMKKYGTQVVGGVTPGKGGTSVNGIPVFNSVAEAVARTKANTSVIYVPPPFAADAIYEAVDAGIALVVCITEGVPANDMLKAYDYVKKNGSRLIGPNCPGLISPGESKVGIMPGNIVKKGSVGVVSRSGTLTYEAIWALTCAGLGQSTCIGIGGDQIIGTNFIDVLSMFQADPATKAVVMIGEIGGTDEEEAARFIKARMNKPVVGFIAGRTAPPGKRMGHAGAIIAGGSGTAKEKVEALNRVGIPVAASPTEIPALIKERMKSFGAKKPPKKKSATAVKGKKSPRKKTTGRKRK